In Arachis stenosperma cultivar V10309 chromosome 1, arast.V10309.gnm1.PFL2, whole genome shotgun sequence, one DNA window encodes the following:
- the LOC130947509 gene encoding mitochondrial thiamine diphosphate carrier 2-like, whose translation MEEHGQLKRAIIDSSAGAISGGISRTVTSPLDVIKIRFQVQLEPTSSWALLRKDLAAPSKYTGIFQASKDIFREEGFQGFWRGNVPALLMVMPYTAIQFTVLHKLKTLASGSSKSEDHSSLSPYLSYVSGALAGCAATIGSYPFDLLRTILASQGEPKVYPNMRSAYLDIVQTRGYKGLYAGLSPTLVEIIPYAGLQFGTYDTFKRWAMAWNHRYSNITTGGNLSSFELFVCGLAAGTCAKLVCHPLDVVKKRFQIEGLQRHPRYGARVELHAYRNMFDALSQIIRSEGWAGLYKGIIPSTVKAAPAGAVTFVAYELTSDWLESL comes from the exons ATGGAGGAGCATGGTCAATTGAAGCGTGCCATTATTGATTCCTCTGCTGGGGCAATTTCCGGTGGAATTTCAAGGACAGTAACCTCTCCCCTCGATGTTATTAAGATTAGGTTCCAG GTTCAACTAGAGCCCACATCTTCATGGGCTTTACTACGCAAGGATCTTGCTGCACCATCAAAATACACTGGTATATTTCAAGCATCTAAAGATATTTTCAGAGAAGAAGGTTTTCAG GGTTTTTGGCGGGGGAATGTACCGGCATTGCTTATGGTTATGCCATATACAGCTATACAGTTTACAGTTTTACATAAGTTGAAAACTCTTGCCTCTGGTTCTTCCAAGTCAG AGGATCACAGTAGTTTGAGCCCTTATCTGTCCTATGTCAGTGGGGCATTAGCTGGATGTGCAGCTACAATAGGGTCTTACCCGTTTGATCTTCTCCGAACCATATTAGCTTCTCAGGGGGAGCCAAAG GTGTATCCAAACATGAGGTCAGCATATCTTGATATTGTCCAGACTCGAGGTTACAAAGGCTTGTATGCTGGATTGTCACCGACGCTAGTTGAGATTATACCTTATGCAGGCCTACAATTTGGCACCTATGATACATTTAAGCGTTGGGCCATG GCTTGGAACCATAGATATTCCAATATCACCACAGGAGGTAACCTCTCTAGCTTCGAACTTTTCGTTTGTGGGTTGGCAGCTGGAACATGTGCAAAACTTGTCTGTCATCCGCTTGATGTAGTCAAGAAAAGGTTTCAG ATTGAGGGGCTTCAGAGGCATCCAAGATATGGAGCAAGAGTTGAGCTTCATGCATACAGGAATATGTTTGATGCCTTGAGCCAGATAATACGGTCGGAAGGTTGGGCCGGTCTATACAAGGGGATAATACCATCAACCGTTAAAGCCGCACCAGCTGGGGCTGTAACATTTGTTGCATATGAGTTGACTTCTGATTGGCTAGAGTCCCTTTAA
- the LOC130957157 gene encoding uncharacterized protein LOC130957157 — MGQAFRRASGRIRASSEADIPKPKKVVDPPPPRKVDVSKATAQPQDTLNADGGSKVNLENVLEERDPKYDAMLGQMLGRITAKPGGKPEMGEAFVVEKSKRPMPKLRDTKPDSGRYEERPVPAGNLNVAQLRHIFLLHEGRDEDHRGPMDVHKIAEKFRIEAVQIQRIFQFLSLPPENSNQEKNKSSR; from the exons ATGGGTCAGGCATTTCGTCGAGCATCTGGAAGAATACGAGCTTCCTCCGAAGCCGATATTCCCAAACCTAAGAAGGTCGTCGATCCACCGCCGCCACGGAAGGTGGATGTTTCCAAGGCCACCGCTCAACCGCAGGACACACTAAACGCCG ATGGTGGCTCTAAAGTTAACTTGGAGAATGTTCTGGAAGAAAGAGATCCAAAATACGATGCCATGCTTGGTCAAATGCTTGGTAGAATTACTGCAAAACCTGGGGGGAAACCCGAAATGGGTGAG GCTTTTGTGGTAGAGAAATCTAAGAGGCCTATGCCAAAGTTGCGAGATACAAAACCGGATTCTGGTAGGTATGAAGAAAGGCCTGTTCCTGCAGGCAATTTGAATGTGGCTCAGTTGCGCCATATCTTCCTCTTGCATGAGGGCAGGGATGAAGATCACAGAGGACCAATGGACGTCCACAAGATTGCTGAAAAGTTCCGGATTGAAGCCGTGCAGATTCAGAGGATCTTCCAGTTCCTGTCACTCCCTCCGGAAAATAGCAACCAAGAAAAAAACAAATCATCAAGATAA
- the LOC130944531 gene encoding uncharacterized protein LOC130944531: MWVSPTAAAASSMEVDEVQVNKLVNCVDEQADEQSLTPEFSDDYDNFGDPDVFPRVGQEYQVEIPSLISNSDYSWLQKNSHEAESTVSALHAFRVGLPIPLIRLTNEVGNYNHDHLKNACKSSTGLGKKIESSKLECVKETQGGPDYEKLNPKLEVTDSTLVDRMELGNPNVKQETKHGVKDLRLVPGAASDTWNEIEESSFILGLYIFGKNLVQVKKFIGNKKMGDILSFYYGKFYKSDRYQRWSGCRKMRSRKCIFGQKIFTGPRQQELLSRLLPNISDECRNKLYEVSKTFVEGKILLEDYVLTLKALVGLKVLVEAVGIGKGKEDLTGLAVDSMKSAQGLPLRPEIPVGKACSMLTSGEIISFLNGDFRLSKARTSDLFWEAVWPRLLARGWHSEQPSCYNYAVSSKNALVFLVPGVKKFSRKLVKGNHYFDSVSDVLGKVASDPELIELEKVADNGCTERDGNGWCEETKLDRENSPDQPRHCYLMVKPPNRSMDGMKFTVVDTSLVREKMKMVREVRSLPFEVLSSAFENDSDTSEEQTNESESVNTMHYDRKKAGRGISSDLHGVESNPSKGELSISSMDSTALSAASKDQKTDLPNNTQRRDGMKCQSLQRMISDNKIDLVPAAKRRRRLTACSRPKKNVNTASLFIVPRVKQEEASFYPDTPKQSANVTAGLFFTPAVKQEKASDHAYNSGLCENVPSIKIPPQESNSLFGLPTQGNETLAGPVSNSSSIISTEAIPATSSSGTKDRHEKPLLRTLIDLNLPVAPEVQGDETSENEASDVQQKNTSKELEELSVATVSKPVDHSYHQPDIQTRRQSTRNRPPTAKVLEALAFGYLDRKEKRSRRDYHQDSSRPPRRRKAAGSGSGVTGLEKDEKANVVYNGNGNDNSSSNSNVLCTDFKSTEG; this comes from the exons ATGTGGGTCTCACCGActgctgctgctgcttcttCCATGGAG GTGGATGAGGTGCAAGTGAATAAACTTGTGAATTGTGTAGATGAGCAGGCAGATGAACAATCACTTACTCCAGAATTTTCTGATGATTATGACAATTTTGGTGATCCAGATGTGTTTCCTCGAGTGGGCCAGGAGTACCAGGTCGAGATTCCATCACTGATATCAAATTCTGATTATTCCTGGTTGCAAAAGAATTCACATGAGGCAGAAAGCACAGTTAGTGCTCTCCATGCATTTCGAGTAGGATTACCCATCCCATTGATTCGGCTTACAAATGAAGTTGGAAACTATAATCATGATCATCTGAAAAATGCATGCAAGTCATCAACTGGACTTGGCAAGAAAATTGAATCTTCAAAACTCGAATGCGTCAAAGAGACTCAGGGTGGTCCGGACTATGAAAAACTGAATCCGAAGCTCGAGGTGACTGACAGCACATTGGTGGATAGAATGGAATTGGGAAATCCCAATGTTAAGCAAGAGACGAAGCACGGAGTGAAAGACCTTCGTCTGGTTCCGGGGGCTGCAAGTGACACCTggaatgaaattgaagagaGCAGTTTTATCCTTGGATTATATATATTTGGGAAGAATCTTGTTCAAGTGAAGAAATTCATTGGCAATAAGAAGATGGGTGATATATTGTCATTCTATTATGGGAAATTTTACAAGTCTGACAGATATCAAAGATGGTCTGGTTGCAGGAAAATGAGAAGCAGAAAATGCATTTTTGGGCAAAAGATTTTCACAGGACCAAGGCAACAAGAACTTTTGTCTCGTTTGTTACCCAACATATCAGATGAATGCCGCAATAAATTATATGAG GTGTCAAAGACATTTGTAGAGGGGAAAATACTTCTAGAAGATTATGTTTTAACTTTAAAGGCCTTAGTGGGGCTCAAAGTTCTCGTTGAGGCAGTAGGAATTGGTAAAGGGAAGGAAGATCTAACAGGTCTCGCTGTAGATTCTATGAAGTCCGCTCAGGGACTTCCTCTTCGCCCAGAAATACCAGTTGGCAAAGCATGTTCAATGCTTACATCTGGGGAAATAATAAGCTTTCTAAATGGTGATTTCAGATTAAGCAAGGCTCGGACCAGTGATCTATTTTGGGAAGCTGTTTGGCCTCGTTTACTTGCAAGGGGATGGCACTCTGAGCAGCCAAGTTGTTACAATTATGCTGTTTCGTCCAAGAATGCTCTGGTCTTCCTTGTCCCTGGAGTCAAAAAGTTTTCAAGGAAACTAGTGAAGGGAAATCACTATTTTGATTCTGTCAGTGATGTCTTGGGTAAAGTTGCTTCTGATCCTGAGCTAATTGAACTTGAGAAAGTTGCAGATAATGGTTGCACTGAGAGGGATGGGAATGGGTGGTGTGAAGAAACAAAATTAGACAGGGAGAATTCCCCTGATCAGCCACGCCATTGCTATCTCATGGTAAAACCTCCAAACCGCAGCATGGATGGAATGAAATTTACTGTTGTAGACACAAGTCTGGTTAGAGAAAAGATGAAAATGGTGAGAGAAGTGAGAAGCTTACCATTTGAAGTTTTAAGTTCTGCTTTTGAAAATGATTCAGATACTTCTGAGGAACAAACAAATGAATCGGAGTCTGTCAACACCATGCACTATGATAGGAAGAAGGCTGGACGTGGAATTTCTTCGGACTTGCATGGTGTAGAAAGTAATCCTTCAAAAGGGGAGCTTTCGATAAGCAGCATGGATTCTACTGCTCTATCTGCTGCCTCCAAGGACCAGAAGACAGACTTACCCAATAACACACAGAGAAGAGATGGTATGAAGTGCCAATCGCTACAGAGAATGATATCTGACAACAAAATAGATTTAGTCCCCGCTGCAAAAAGACGGCGGAGATTAACTGCGTGTAGCCGTCCAAAGAAAAATGTCAACACAGCTAGTTTGTTTATAGTTCCCAGAGTAAAACAAGAGGAGGCTAGTTTCTATCCTGACACCCCGAAACAAAGTGCGAATGTAACTGCCGGTTTATTTTTCACTCCAGCTGTAAAACAAGAGAAGGCCAGTGATCATGCTTATAACTCTGGACTTTGTGAGAATGTTCCTTCAATTAAAATTCCACCTCAGGAAAGTAACTCATTATTTGGTCTTCCAACCCAGGGGAATGAGACACTAGCAGGTCCAGTGTCAAATTCCAGCTCAATTATCAGCACAGAAGCTATTCCTGCTACTAGTTCTTCAGGTACCAAGGATCGACATGAGAAACCTCTGCTGCGGACTCTAATTGACCTTAATTTACCTGTTGCGCCTGAAGTTCAAGGCGATGAAACTTCTGAGAATGAAGCTTCTGACGTGCAGCAAaagaacacaagcaaggaaTTAGAAGAGCTCAGTGTAGCAACAGTCTCCAAACCTGTGGATCACTCTTACCATCAGCCTGACATACAAACCAGGAGACAGAGCACAAGAAACCGCCCTCCCACAGCAAAGGTGCTGGAAGCTTTAGCATTTGGATATCTTGACAGAAAGGAGAAGCGAAGTCGTCGGGATTACCACCAAGACAGTTCCAGACCTCCCCGACGTCGCAAAGCGGCAGGTTCTGGCAGTGGTGTCACAGGTcttgaaaaagatgaaaaagcaAATGTTGTTTATAATGGTAATGGTAACGATAACAGCAGCAGTAACAGCAATGTGTTATGTACAGACTTCAAGTCTACTGAAGGATAA